A region from the Sphingopyxis lindanitolerans genome encodes:
- a CDS encoding peroxiredoxin, with amino-acid sequence MSEVIDTGERPLRIGETAPSFSARSTKGPVKLADYRGRWLVFFSHPADFTPVCTTEFIAFAKRQADFDALDCALLGLSVDSLYSHLAWVRAIEAQFGVAIEFPIIEDPSMAVGRAYGMIDAAAQDSSAVRATYIIDPEGMVRAINVYPHTVGRSIDEILRTVAALQRTAEGDVLAPEGWQPGQPLLAPPPERMMEGGDLGWFCRTVEAS; translated from the coding sequence ATGAGTGAAGTGATCGATACCGGCGAACGGCCGCTGCGCATCGGCGAGACCGCGCCATCCTTCAGCGCGCGCTCGACCAAGGGGCCGGTGAAGCTCGCCGACTATCGCGGGCGGTGGCTGGTGTTCTTCTCGCACCCGGCCGATTTCACGCCGGTCTGCACGACCGAGTTCATCGCTTTCGCCAAGCGGCAGGCCGACTTCGATGCGCTCGATTGCGCCCTGCTCGGCCTATCGGTCGACAGCCTCTATTCGCATCTCGCCTGGGTGCGCGCGATCGAGGCGCAGTTCGGCGTCGCGATCGAATTCCCGATCATCGAAGATCCAAGCATGGCGGTCGGCCGCGCCTATGGCATGATCGATGCGGCGGCGCAGGACAGCTCGGCGGTGCGCGCGACCTATATCATCGACCCTGAGGGCATGGTTCGCGCGATCAATGTCTATCCGCACACGGTCGGCCGCTCGATCGACGAGATATTGCGCACGGTTGCAGCGCTCCAGCGCACCGCCGAAGGTGACGTCTTGGCCCCCGAAGGCTGGCAGCCGGGCCAGCCGCTGCTCGCCCCGCCGCCCGAGCGGATGATGGAAGGCGGCGACCTTGGCTGGTTCTGCCGCACCGTCGAGGCGTCATGA
- a CDS encoding ArsR/SmtB family transcription factor, which produces MTAIYEDRALADKAVEKLRVYAQPQRLMILSCLLRGGRTVGEIEAATGIGQPALSQQLAELRRADMVVTRRAAKQVHYDLADEGVGLCVRSMEAIFAGAATTGELLAAALGSETPSARRVSAGTGVAAFAKIG; this is translated from the coding sequence ATGACCGCGATTTACGAAGACCGCGCGCTGGCCGACAAGGCGGTCGAAAAGCTGCGCGTCTATGCCCAGCCGCAGCGGCTGATGATCCTCTCCTGCCTGCTGCGCGGCGGTCGCACCGTCGGCGAAATCGAAGCGGCGACCGGCATCGGGCAGCCGGCGCTCAGCCAGCAGCTCGCCGAATTGCGCCGCGCCGACATGGTCGTCACGCGGCGCGCGGCGAAGCAGGTGCATTATGATCTGGCGGACGAGGGCGTCGGATTGTGCGTCCGCAGCATGGAAGCCATTTTCGCCGGGGCCGCGACGACCGGAGAATTGCTCGCCGCGGCGCTGGGATCCGAAACGCCGTCGGCGAGGCGGGTGTCCGCCGGCACTGGCGTCGCAGCTTTCGCCAAGATCGGCTGA
- a CDS encoding glycoside hydrolase family 172 protein has protein sequence MDPSLIDVGIDSRSASFENPTGARGAGGAAAGGRKGAAWRVIRPGERVALADVSGSGTIRHIWMTSDAWSPAVMRALRLEVHYDGRDAPSISVPLLDFFGQPHGRINEFYSALLSTHEGRGLNAYFPMPFRDAIRIALVNESGRHIRLFYQIDYTLEPRERVPASYLHATFRRDNPTRLREDFVILDGLKGPGRFLGCSVGIRVVDTGSWYGEGEVKIYRDGDRDLPTICGTGLEDYVGTAWGMATHHAPYAGAPLVMPDPGDAKPDDYKPDLVSFYRWHLPDPVMFAHEIKVTIQQIGMAIFNADEAEAMARYREEHPAAGSGWATVAGTSFSVVERRDDYCATAFAYCSQPQAVPRYDLDAAVADLGEFAYEKVRELTDDQRELLNRSLLNAPG, from the coding sequence ATGGATCCAAGCCTGATCGATGTCGGGATCGATAGCCGTTCGGCGAGTTTCGAGAATCCGACCGGCGCGCGCGGCGCGGGCGGCGCGGCCGCGGGAGGCCGGAAAGGAGCCGCCTGGCGGGTAATCCGTCCGGGCGAACGCGTCGCGCTGGCCGACGTCAGTGGCAGCGGCACGATCCGTCATATCTGGATGACGAGCGATGCCTGGTCGCCCGCGGTGATGCGCGCGCTGCGCCTCGAGGTCCATTACGATGGCCGCGACGCGCCGAGCATATCGGTGCCCCTTCTCGACTTTTTCGGCCAGCCGCATGGCCGCATCAACGAATTCTACTCGGCGCTGCTGTCCACCCACGAAGGCCGCGGGCTCAATGCCTATTTCCCGATGCCGTTTCGCGACGCGATCAGGATCGCGCTGGTCAACGAGTCCGGACGCCATATCCGTCTCTTCTACCAGATCGACTATACGCTCGAACCGCGCGAGCGCGTTCCCGCAAGCTATCTGCACGCGACGTTCAGACGCGACAATCCGACCCGGCTACGCGAAGATTTCGTGATCCTCGACGGACTGAAGGGTCCCGGCCGCTTTCTCGGCTGTTCGGTCGGCATCCGCGTCGTCGACACCGGAAGCTGGTATGGCGAGGGCGAAGTCAAAATCTATCGCGACGGCGATCGCGACCTGCCGACGATCTGCGGTACCGGGCTGGAAGATTATGTCGGCACCGCCTGGGGCATGGCAACGCATCATGCCCCTTACGCGGGCGCACCGCTGGTCATGCCCGATCCTGGCGACGCGAAGCCCGACGATTACAAGCCCGACCTTGTCAGCTTCTACCGCTGGCACCTGCCCGATCCGGTCATGTTCGCCCACGAGATCAAGGTCACGATCCAGCAAATCGGCATGGCGATCTTCAACGCCGACGAGGCCGAAGCGATGGCCCGTTACCGGGAAGAGCATCCGGCCGCCGGGTCCGGTTGGGCAACGGTCGCTGGCACAAGTTTCAGCGTCGTCGAGCGCCGCGACGATTATTGCGCCACGGCCTTTGCCTATTGTTCGCAGCCACAGGCCGTCCCCCGCTACGATCTCGATGCGGCGGTCGCCGATCTCGGCGAATTCGCTTATGAGAAGGTCCGCGAACTGACCGACGACCAGCGCGAACTTCTCAATCGATCCTTGCTAAACGCGCCAGGCTGA
- a CDS encoding TetR/AcrR family transcriptional regulator: protein MAINPPQSSGRLAESNKFCAPAILCDIFSVKFKNTVPYLLTAGSVLPISLGMDEEASPRRRRKRSSRIDASVWLEAALQQLADGGIDQVRIEPLAAQLGITKGAFYKRYANRDELLAAMLDYWFEESTASVIATYADVDEPPPERLERILLTPFRRADFRERARMEMAIRLWAHHDIRAAETMRRVDAQRLRYMEQVLRGNGFEAKDAASRAFLIYAYILTEGTMSDAPRDGLRDRCRALLRSPQPD from the coding sequence TTGGCCATAAATCCTCCCCAATCGTCCGGCCGTCTCGCCGAATCTAACAAATTTTGCGCCCCAGCTATCCTATGTGATATTTTTTCCGTCAAGTTTAAAAATACGGTGCCGTATCTGTTGACGGCAGGAAGCGTGCTGCCGATAAGCCTTGGCATGGACGAAGAAGCCTCCCCGCGGCGGCGCCGCAAACGGTCGAGCCGCATAGACGCCTCGGTGTGGCTCGAGGCAGCGCTCCAGCAATTGGCAGACGGCGGCATCGACCAGGTGCGGATCGAACCGCTGGCCGCGCAGCTCGGTATCACCAAAGGCGCCTTCTACAAGCGCTACGCCAATCGCGATGAATTGCTTGCGGCGATGCTCGACTATTGGTTCGAGGAATCGACCGCATCGGTCATCGCCACCTATGCCGATGTCGACGAACCGCCGCCCGAGCGGCTCGAGCGTATCCTGCTGACGCCATTTCGCCGCGCCGATTTTCGCGAGCGCGCACGGATGGAAATGGCCATCCGGCTCTGGGCGCATCATGACATTCGCGCGGCCGAGACAATGCGGCGGGTCGATGCGCAACGGCTGCGCTATATGGAACAGGTGCTGCGCGGCAATGGATTCGAAGCGAAAGACGCCGCCAGCCGCGCCTTCCTGATCTACGCCTATATTCTTACCGAAGGGACGATGTCGGATGCGCCGCGCGATGGCCTGCGCGACCGTTGCCGTGCACTGCTGCGCTCGCCCCAGCCCGATTAA
- a CDS encoding TonB-dependent receptor, with protein sequence MAKAFGSSLRWGGAIAAIVACTPVFAQEGSGSASGAAAAQGEGEIVVTARRRAESLVDVPIAVTAYSGEQLEASGALDITDIGDTTPNVTIEASRATNSTLTAFIRGVGQQDPVGGFEPGVGIYLDDVYLARPQAALLDIYNVERIEVLRGPQGTLYGRNTIGGAIKYVTRRIGAEPEFNARGTIGTDEHADLILSAGLPVGDGTLRVGASGARLSRDGFGRNLTTGLDNYNRDIWAGRASAEINNESNFFLRLQGDYTHDQSAPRGGHRLIPGLVSGTPVLSDVFDTRGALNFPEQDIRAWGVSLYAEYEPSDAITLRNITAFRRDRTRGPIDFDALPAVDADVPGVYRNRQFSQELQFLYSADGLDALLGAYYLDARAVTAFDVRLPGGLAAFTFGGVDTKTYAVFGELSYDFSEQLSLSVGGRYTWDKRVSDINRGVYVGGGGSPFFGGTGVLALTQSDFEGQRTFRKFTPKATLSYHPARDHTLYLSYSAGFKGGGFDPRGVTTACRNPQGAACSPAELFDFMGFDPETVNSYEAGYKASLAGGQGSIGLALFHADYRDVQVPGSIGTVVGGVPTFIGITTNAGKARFQGVELEGRWTLGRDVGAAGDRLAVSGSLGYINADYLRFIDARGIDVADRRKIQNTPEWTLSGTLDYSLPVGPGTLGFNTTLSYRSKTQQFELRIPGLDQAGFALWDASLIWRSDDDRWSLGLHGRNLTDKRYITSGYNFLRQNPDTGDFVLANGQPGLNSTLGAEGVLTAFYGNPRQVYMTVGLKFR encoded by the coding sequence ATGGCCAAGGCTTTCGGATCGTCGCTCCGCTGGGGCGGTGCCATCGCAGCGATTGTCGCATGCACGCCGGTGTTCGCGCAGGAAGGCAGCGGCAGCGCTTCCGGTGCGGCGGCAGCGCAAGGCGAGGGCGAAATCGTGGTGACGGCGCGGCGCCGCGCCGAAAGCCTCGTCGATGTCCCGATCGCGGTGACCGCCTACTCGGGCGAGCAGCTGGAAGCGTCGGGGGCGCTCGACATCACCGATATCGGCGACACCACGCCCAATGTGACGATCGAGGCTTCGCGCGCCACCAATTCGACGCTGACCGCGTTTATCCGCGGGGTCGGGCAGCAGGATCCGGTCGGGGGTTTCGAACCCGGCGTCGGCATCTATCTCGACGATGTCTATCTCGCGCGCCCGCAGGCGGCGCTGCTCGACATCTACAATGTCGAACGCATCGAGGTGCTGCGCGGACCGCAGGGCACGCTCTACGGCCGCAACACCATCGGCGGCGCGATCAAATATGTCACCCGGCGCATCGGCGCCGAGCCCGAATTCAATGCGCGCGGCACTATCGGCACCGACGAGCATGCCGATCTCATCCTGTCGGCGGGATTGCCGGTGGGCGATGGAACCTTGCGGGTCGGCGCCTCGGGGGCACGGCTGTCGCGCGATGGTTTCGGCCGCAATCTGACCACCGGCCTCGACAATTATAACCGCGATATCTGGGCAGGCCGCGCCAGCGCCGAAATCAACAACGAAAGCAATTTCTTCCTGCGCCTCCAGGGCGACTACACCCATGACCAGAGCGCGCCGCGGGGCGGGCATCGCTTGATCCCCGGCCTGGTTTCGGGGACGCCGGTCCTAAGCGACGTCTTCGACACGCGGGGGGCACTCAACTTTCCCGAACAGGATATTCGCGCCTGGGGTGTGAGCCTCTATGCCGAATATGAGCCCAGCGACGCGATCACGCTGCGCAACATCACTGCCTTCCGCCGCGACCGCACCCGCGGGCCGATCGATTTCGACGCGCTGCCGGCGGTCGATGCCGATGTCCCGGGCGTTTACCGGAACCGGCAATTCTCCCAGGAATTGCAGTTCCTTTACAGCGCGGACGGATTGGACGCGCTGCTCGGCGCCTATTATCTCGATGCGCGCGCCGTCACGGCGTTCGATGTTCGCTTGCCGGGCGGGCTCGCGGCTTTCACCTTCGGCGGCGTCGATACCAAGACCTATGCCGTGTTCGGCGAACTCTCCTATGATTTTTCCGAGCAGCTCAGCCTTTCGGTCGGCGGTCGCTATACCTGGGACAAGCGCGTCTCGGATATCAATCGCGGCGTCTATGTGGGCGGCGGCGGCTCGCCTTTCTTCGGCGGGACCGGCGTCCTGGCGCTGACCCAATCCGATTTCGAAGGTCAGCGGACCTTCCGGAAATTCACCCCCAAGGCAACGCTCAGCTATCATCCGGCGCGCGATCACACCCTCTACCTGTCCTATTCGGCCGGCTTCAAAGGCGGCGGTTTCGATCCGCGCGGCGTCACCACCGCCTGTCGCAATCCCCAGGGCGCTGCCTGTTCGCCCGCCGAACTGTTCGATTTCATGGGCTTCGACCCGGAAACCGTGAACAGCTATGAAGCCGGCTACAAGGCGTCGCTCGCTGGCGGCCAGGGATCGATCGGGCTGGCGCTGTTCCATGCCGATTATCGCGACGTTCAGGTGCCCGGTTCGATCGGGACCGTCGTCGGCGGTGTTCCGACCTTTATCGGAATCACGACCAACGCCGGCAAGGCGCGCTTTCAGGGCGTCGAACTCGAAGGACGCTGGACGCTCGGCCGCGACGTCGGCGCGGCGGGCGACCGGCTGGCCGTCTCCGGATCGCTCGGCTATATCAACGCCGATTATCTGCGCTTCATCGATGCCCGCGGCATCGACGTCGCCGACCGGCGCAAGATCCAGAATACCCCCGAATGGACGCTGAGCGGCACGCTCGACTATAGTCTGCCGGTGGGACCGGGAACGCTCGGATTTAACACGACCCTGTCCTACCGCAGCAAAACCCAGCAATTCGAGCTGCGCATTCCCGGCCTCGACCAGGCGGGCTTTGCGCTGTGGGATGCCAGCCTGATCTGGCGATCGGATGACGATCGCTGGTCGCTCGGGCTGCATGGCCGCAATCTCACCGACAAGCGCTACATCACGTCGGGCTATAATTTCCTCCGTCAGAACCCAGACACGGGCGACTTCGTCCTCGCCAACGGGCAGCCGGGGCTGAACTCGACCCTCGGAGCCGAAGGCGTCCTCACCGCTTTCTACGGCAATCCGCGGCAAGTCTATATGACCGTCGGGTTGAAGTTCCGGTGA
- a CDS encoding ArsR/SmtB family transcription factor — MNKPTDLSILKRNAREMAEYLKLLSHPERLLMLCQMDEREVSVSELTEISGLSQSAVSQHLARFRDQAIVSARGEAQTRFYSLADPKMRRIINALCKACHDLS; from the coding sequence ATGAACAAGCCCACCGATCTGTCGATCCTGAAACGCAACGCCCGCGAGATGGCCGAATATCTGAAACTGCTCTCGCACCCGGAACGGCTGCTCATGCTCTGTCAGATGGACGAGCGCGAGGTGTCGGTGAGCGAGCTTACCGAGATCAGCGGATTGTCCCAGTCGGCGGTCTCGCAGCATCTGGCGCGTTTTCGCGATCAGGCGATCGTGTCGGCGCGCGGTGAAGCGCAGACCCGTTTTTATAGTCTGGCGGATCCCAAAATGCGGAGGATCATCAATGCGCTCTGCAAAGCCTGCCACGACCTGTCGTGA
- a CDS encoding TlpA disulfide reductase family protein, which yields MDPILHLGPLAIATDRLIAVASIWLFVAVAGRVAARIDPRASRAGWWALAIGLLAARAGFVVQNFEAFRVAPSTILAVWQGGFSALAGIIVAALTLLVLLGRSRAGAIMLATLGGLSLVYLASLAWLAPEPRPLTPGLTVMQVDGTPVPIEGLRGRPFVVNLWATWCPPCRREMPMVVDVARSSAIPVLLVNQGESDVEVSDFLRRERLPADAVRLDPGSTFTQAAGSGAMPTTLFVDAQGLVRDVHVGEISRAALTDGIRKLERTRK from the coding sequence ATGGATCCGATTCTACATCTTGGGCCGCTGGCGATCGCGACCGATCGCCTGATTGCGGTCGCGTCGATCTGGCTGTTTGTCGCGGTCGCGGGTCGGGTCGCCGCGCGGATCGACCCGCGCGCATCGCGGGCAGGGTGGTGGGCGCTCGCCATAGGTTTGCTGGCGGCCCGAGCCGGTTTCGTCGTGCAGAATTTCGAGGCCTTTCGCGTCGCGCCGTCGACGATTCTTGCGGTCTGGCAGGGCGGCTTCTCGGCTTTGGCCGGGATCATCGTCGCCGCCCTGACTCTCCTCGTTCTGCTCGGGCGGAGCCGCGCCGGCGCGATCATGCTGGCGACGCTGGGCGGGCTGTCGTTGGTCTATCTGGCCTCGCTCGCCTGGCTGGCGCCGGAACCGCGACCGCTGACGCCGGGGCTGACCGTCATGCAGGTCGACGGCACGCCGGTTCCGATCGAGGGTTTGCGCGGCCGGCCCTTTGTCGTCAATTTATGGGCGACCTGGTGTCCGCCGTGTCGGCGCGAGATGCCGATGGTGGTCGATGTCGCACGGTCGTCGGCGATTCCCGTACTGCTGGTCAACCAGGGCGAAAGCGACGTCGAGGTGAGTGACTTCCTGCGCCGCGAACGCCTGCCCGCCGATGCGGTCCGGCTCGATCCGGGATCGACGTTCACGCAGGCGGCGGGTTCAGGCGCCATGCCGACGACCCTGTTCGTCGACGCGCAAGGCCTGGTCCGCGACGTCCATGTCGGCGAAATATCGCGTGCGGCACTCACCGACGGAATCCGCAAGCTCGAAAGGACAAGGAAATGA
- a CDS encoding substrate-binding domain-containing protein: MIRWLVALLIFAFAPPAAAQLHIYGPGGPAPAMRAAALAFEKETGIAVEVVAGPTPTWIDRARQDADLVFSGSDRMMTEFVRLMDGKLRQSDVAPLYDRPAAILVRKGNPMAISGFRDLARGDLTLMVVEGAGQDGLWEDLASRAGGIDFLRKLRGHIKIFAPNSAEARKAWIEDPAIDAWIIWNIWQLENADIADAVAIEPDVLIYRSMAIAPVATSLKSSEVQRFATWLAGPDAQSIFTRHGWRAPSAENMKERVQ; the protein is encoded by the coding sequence GTGATCCGATGGCTTGTCGCGCTGCTGATCTTCGCCTTTGCCCCGCCCGCGGCGGCGCAGCTGCATATTTATGGCCCCGGCGGCCCGGCGCCTGCGATGCGTGCGGCGGCGCTGGCATTCGAAAAGGAAACCGGGATCGCGGTCGAAGTGGTCGCCGGACCTACGCCGACCTGGATCGACCGCGCGCGGCAGGATGCCGACCTTGTGTTCAGCGGCTCCGATCGCATGATGACCGAGTTCGTCCGGCTGATGGACGGCAAGCTGCGCCAGTCCGATGTCGCTCCGCTTTATGATCGCCCGGCGGCCATTCTCGTCCGCAAGGGCAATCCGATGGCCATTTCGGGTTTTCGCGACCTTGCGCGCGGCGATCTAACCTTGATGGTGGTCGAGGGAGCCGGGCAGGACGGGCTTTGGGAAGATTTGGCGAGCCGGGCCGGCGGCATCGATTTTCTTCGCAAACTGCGCGGTCATATCAAGATTTTTGCCCCCAACAGCGCCGAGGCGCGCAAGGCCTGGATCGAAGATCCTGCGATCGACGCCTGGATTATCTGGAACATCTGGCAGCTTGAAAATGCCGATATTGCCGATGCGGTAGCGATCGAACCCGATGTCCTGATCTATCGCTCGATGGCGATCGCGCCAGTCGCCACAAGCCTCAAATCGTCCGAGGTTCAGCGTTTCGCGACATGGCTCGCTGGCCCCGACGCACAGTCCATCTTCACCAGGCATGGCTGGCGCGCACCGTCGGCCGAGAATATGAAGGAGAGAGTCCAATGA